Proteins from one Parvibaculum lavamentivorans DS-1 genomic window:
- a CDS encoding ParB family protein, with product MAEMTSQDMAGKLLAAGFERSGPSATALSDPIADTPMVVTLDQLRPYDHDPRKKRNSAYDEIKASIRERGLDAAPAITRRPGEAHYIIRNGGNTRLAILRELWTETKDERFFRISCLFRPWPARGEIVALTGHLAENELRGGLTFIERALGVEKAREFYEAESSTTLSQSELARRLGADGFPVQQSHISRMADAVRYLLPAIPTVLYGGLGRHQVERLSVMRKASERTWEHYAKGRSLPLDFDSFFQEVLSQFDTQADEFSPQRVQDELIGQMSELLGIDYDVLALDLTESESRHRALVSDPTPPSAPPALPEPGAIARPPIEPAPSPATAAHSAGHSAAAPTRPQDDAAPREASAATPAAAAGDLLDEHIVSPAPTTQRLQSIQRMVADQLGDALPPDFSANVLQSIPVQAGGLYPISDIWHIDPGLDAPGRLRVHIAQFAREIAGEVDLDACVEDRSDGIGFACRAPTQVSSPLARAVLALLVSLAGQQSADVGLDGGHFVTDLPALLHGQGQRHADGARRLSDTALVKLFRLLRLARRLLDLEAGALGPGT from the coding sequence ACCAGTTGCGGCCCTACGACCACGATCCCCGCAAAAAGCGCAACTCGGCCTACGATGAAATCAAGGCCTCCATCCGCGAGCGCGGCCTGGATGCGGCGCCAGCCATCACACGCCGTCCTGGCGAGGCGCACTACATCATCCGCAACGGCGGCAACACCAGGCTGGCGATCCTGCGCGAACTCTGGACAGAAACGAAGGACGAGCGCTTCTTCCGCATATCGTGCCTGTTCCGGCCGTGGCCTGCGCGCGGGGAGATCGTCGCGCTGACCGGGCACCTCGCCGAGAACGAACTGCGTGGCGGCTTGACGTTCATCGAGCGCGCCCTCGGCGTCGAGAAGGCGCGCGAGTTCTATGAAGCGGAAAGCAGCACGACCTTGAGCCAGTCCGAGCTGGCCCGTCGCTTGGGCGCCGACGGCTTCCCCGTGCAGCAGTCACACATCAGCCGCATGGCCGATGCGGTGCGCTACCTGCTGCCTGCGATCCCGACCGTGCTGTATGGTGGCCTCGGTCGCCACCAGGTCGAGCGGCTGTCGGTCATGCGCAAGGCCAGTGAGCGCACGTGGGAGCACTATGCCAAGGGCCGCTCCCTGCCGCTCGACTTCGACAGTTTCTTCCAAGAAGTGCTGTCGCAGTTCGATACCCAGGCCGACGAGTTCTCGCCGCAGCGTGTGCAGGACGAGTTGATCGGTCAGATGTCCGAGCTGCTGGGCATCGACTACGACGTGCTTGCCCTGGACCTGACCGAATCCGAGAGCCGCCACCGCGCCCTGGTCAGCGACCCAACCCCGCCATCGGCGCCGCCGGCATTGCCTGAGCCTGGGGCCATCGCACGGCCGCCGATTGAACCGGCACCGTCCCCCGCCACAGCAGCACATTCTGCAGGCCACTCTGCCGCCGCGCCGACAAGGCCCCAGGACGATGCGGCCCCGCGTGAGGCATCCGCAGCCACCCCTGCGGCAGCGGCTGGCGATCTACTTGACGAGCACATCGTCTCTCCGGCACCCACGACGCAGCGGCTCCAGTCCATCCAGCGCATGGTCGCCGACCAGTTGGGCGATGCGCTTCCGCCCGACTTCTCGGCCAACGTGCTGCAGTCGATTCCCGTGCAGGCCGGTGGCCTCTATCCCATCTCGGACATCTGGCATATCGACCCAGGTCTCGACGCACCCGGCCGCCTGCGCGTCCACATCGCGCAGTTCGCGCGCGAGATCGCGGGCGAGGTCGACCTGGACGCGTGTGTCGAGGATCGTTCAGATGGCATCGGGTTCGCGTGTCGTGCCCCGACCCAGGTTTCGTCGCCGCTCGCACGTGCCGTGCTCGCGCTGCTGGTTTCCCTGGCCGGTCAGCAGTCGGCCGACGTGGGCTTGGACGGCGGGCACTTCGTCACCGACCTGCCAGCGCTGTTGCACGGCCAAGGCCAACGTCATGCCGACGGGGCCCGGCGATTGAGCGACACCGCGCTGGTCAAGCTGTTTCGTCTGCTGCGGCTGGCCCGGCGCCTGCTGGATCTGGAAGCCGGCGCTCTCGGTCCTGGGACCTGA
- a CDS encoding DUF2857 domain-containing protein, whose amino-acid sequence MSAPNPLNQAVIAQALYDLRNGQLRRCKAMGFGEEELDALKHPALISVLANASVSWCSVSVNREVLRRLLKQAQDVEKEIATVDRMLRLGASTEMASRFYGLTHQEVALRREVLGLPKRKGRHPVLDEEQDTELWRRWKAVTSSRNVELEDETSVLDAAMDLAEGMELPLSVVWAAIKNWIDQGLG is encoded by the coding sequence ATGTCCGCACCTAACCCACTCAACCAGGCCGTCATCGCGCAGGCGCTCTACGATCTGCGCAACGGGCAACTGCGCCGCTGCAAGGCGATGGGATTCGGTGAGGAAGAATTGGATGCGCTCAAGCATCCGGCGCTGATCAGCGTACTGGCCAATGCCAGCGTCTCGTGGTGCTCTGTCTCGGTGAACCGGGAAGTGCTCCGGCGATTGCTCAAACAGGCGCAGGACGTGGAGAAGGAGATCGCCACCGTCGATCGCATGTTGCGCCTGGGGGCCAGTACGGAAATGGCGAGCCGTTTTTATGGGCTGACGCACCAGGAAGTCGCGCTACGGCGTGAAGTTCTCGGCCTGCCCAAACGCAAGGGGCGCCATCCGGTTCTGGACGAGGAGCAGGACACCGAGCTGTGGCGACGCTGGAAGGCCGTGACCAGCAGCAGGAATGTCGAGCTGGAGGATGAGACCTCGGTTCTTGATGCGGCAATGGACCTCGCCGAAGGCATGGAACTGCCGCTGTCGGTGGTCTGGGCTGCGATCAAGAACTGGATCGATCAGGGATTGGGTTGA
- a CDS encoding STY4528 family pathogenicity island replication protein — protein MAVDDAAPRAPRQGPVALADLFDSALKDLAPKPRPPASAPAPASATSPVSATGDGFLFSGNRHESVPRRLFLDRRLTPLERNAWQVFRMMLNEDGVTAFPTYEQLRPWLASMPCAGQASHETVARALTLLRLTRWLSLVRRRRDPKTGRILGNLYVLHDEPLTPFEAMQLDPDYLELVSQALGHSAKAVQVVGLHTLKEIAEDPLLSGRTLPSRLQVLAERLASQGIGSQESYPQKDRVHDSEEGAPSLLRNSDDPSSDSEAGPKPASDGALRNPKQDRTVRSSRMNEVRTTARERGQARAMPGVRLPDRFLGLKEEQQAAAIVALQQVDAPLRQAVLDEWADRCRGSTIRNPAGYLFGIIQRAIRGEFNAWAKQAGSAPPPAPARDAPPEPPRNVVPPEVARQHIDRLRDLLRSS, from the coding sequence ATGGCCGTGGACGACGCTGCACCACGAGCACCACGCCAAGGCCCGGTCGCCCTCGCTGATCTGTTCGACAGCGCGCTGAAAGACCTTGCACCGAAACCTCGCCCGCCCGCGTCCGCGCCAGCTCCCGCATCCGCAACATCTCCTGTCTCCGCAACCGGCGACGGTTTTCTGTTCAGCGGCAATCGGCACGAGAGCGTGCCGCGACGGCTGTTCCTGGACCGACGCCTGACGCCGCTGGAACGCAATGCCTGGCAAGTCTTTCGGATGATGCTCAACGAGGATGGGGTCACGGCGTTTCCGACGTATGAGCAACTTCGCCCGTGGCTCGCGTCAATGCCCTGCGCCGGACAGGCCTCTCACGAGACCGTGGCACGGGCGCTGACGCTGTTGCGCCTGACTCGCTGGTTGAGTCTCGTGCGCCGCAGGCGTGACCCCAAGACCGGGCGCATCCTCGGCAACCTCTACGTCCTGCACGATGAGCCCCTGACGCCTTTCGAGGCGATGCAGCTCGACCCGGACTACTTGGAGCTCGTCAGCCAAGCCCTGGGCCATTCGGCCAAGGCCGTCCAGGTCGTGGGCTTGCACACCCTCAAGGAAATCGCCGAAGACCCGTTGTTGTCTGGCCGCACGTTGCCCTCGCGGCTGCAGGTCCTTGCCGAACGCCTCGCGAGCCAGGGCATTGGGTCGCAGGAGAGTTATCCACAGAAGGATAGGGTTCACGATTCCGAAGAAGGGGCGCCGAGCCTTCTTCGGAATTCTGATGACCCCTCTTCGGATTCCGAAGCAGGGCCGAAACCCGCGTCAGACGGCGCTCTTCGGAATCCGAAGCAGGACCGTACTGTACGTAGTAGTCGTATGAATGAAGTACGTACTACCGCGCGTGAGCGTGGGCAGGCGCGTGCGATGCCAGGAGTTCGCCTGCCTGATCGCTTTCTCGGCTTGAAGGAAGAGCAGCAGGCCGCCGCCATCGTGGCATTGCAGCAGGTCGATGCTCCGCTACGCCAGGCCGTGCTGGACGAATGGGCGGATCGCTGTCGCGGCAGCACCATCCGCAACCCGGCAGGCTACCTGTTCGGCATCATCCAGCGCGCCATCCGTGGCGAGTTCAACGCCTGGGCCAAGCAAGCCGGGTCAGCACCGCCACCTGCCCCTGCACGAGATGCACCGCCTGAACCACCGCGCAATGTGGTTCCACCCGAGGTGGCCCGGCAGCACATTGACCGGCTGCGCGACCTTCTGCGCAGTAGCTGA
- a CDS encoding PFL_4669 family integrating conjugative element protein has translation MATNEPLQLNLGSLRSAMSLTLHTHHASRIWHGRAAAEGRPGIVGLNGYIAVMNKMKRGSEQDDPYSDWWMLRIEEKLDQTRTTLQSLREQVDQALAGVPAALSLGENLNVQPVKLPLFVNAQLGFAAVYLLADYDDIARKLILAHHTALIDRSTLERWLNEGAHALRSLFSLAQQYRYSGCTRDDFAAKNAAARAALEKFGELPQDVLEGMRRSKFAPPVVRRGLQQRGDSAAAAASPTDEGAAADSAEAKSTAAGEDEPA, from the coding sequence ATGGCAACCAACGAACCTCTGCAACTCAATCTCGGCTCTTTGCGCAGCGCGATGTCGCTGACGCTTCACACCCACCACGCCTCGCGCATCTGGCATGGCCGCGCCGCCGCCGAGGGGCGACCCGGCATCGTCGGCCTGAACGGCTACATCGCCGTGATGAACAAGATGAAGCGCGGCTCGGAGCAGGACGACCCGTACAGCGACTGGTGGATGTTGCGCATCGAGGAAAAGCTCGACCAGACCAGGACCACGTTGCAATCGCTGCGCGAGCAGGTTGACCAGGCACTGGCCGGCGTGCCTGCGGCGTTGAGCCTGGGTGAGAACCTCAACGTGCAGCCGGTGAAGCTCCCCTTGTTCGTGAACGCGCAGCTCGGCTTTGCCGCCGTCTATCTGCTGGCCGACTACGACGACATCGCCCGCAAGCTGATCCTCGCCCACCACACCGCGCTGATCGATCGCTCGACGTTGGAGCGCTGGCTCAACGAAGGTGCCCACGCGCTGCGCAGCCTGTTCAGCCTGGCCCAGCAATACCGCTACTCGGGCTGCACCCGCGACGACTTCGCGGCCAAGAACGCCGCAGCTCGGGCAGCATTGGAGAAGTTCGGCGAACTGCCGCAGGACGTGCTCGAAGGCATGCGCCGCTCGAAGTTTGCGCCGCCCGTCGTGCGCCGTGGTCTGCAACAGCGTGGTGATAGCGCTGCCGCAGCCGCATCTCCCACCGACGAAGGCGCTGCCGCCGATTCGGCCGAGGCCAAGTCCACAGCCGCCGGCGAGGACGAACCGGCATGA
- a CDS encoding DUF3158 family protein: MSDPNREPRYFRRLEQPAFMRLEHAASLKGLLKPFKGKGDFEAWASQCFAMRDELIALAQRQVLPQACGHPFHLLPVELAQQTTGAGTTFLRWRKHDRSAMGVALWQELMASPSTPVNLLHDLHEIELQRVMLNMQISLLHTLGRQAQECASKAAQADNTYLRRLASVPAAVRDR, encoded by the coding sequence ATGAGCGACCCGAACCGCGAACCGCGCTACTTCCGTCGTCTGGAACAGCCAGCCTTCATGCGGCTGGAACACGCGGCCTCTCTAAAAGGCCTTTTAAAGCCTTTTAAAGGTAAAGGGGACTTCGAGGCCTGGGCCAGCCAGTGCTTCGCCATGCGCGACGAGTTGATTGCCCTGGCGCAGCGACAGGTGCTGCCACAGGCGTGCGGGCATCCCTTCCACCTGCTTCCCGTCGAGCTGGCCCAGCAGACCACTGGCGCAGGCACGACCTTTCTTCGCTGGCGCAAGCACGATCGATCGGCCATGGGCGTGGCGTTGTGGCAGGAGCTGATGGCGAGCCCCAGCACGCCGGTCAACCTGCTGCACGACCTGCACGAGATCGAACTGCAGCGCGTCATGCTGAACATGCAGATCAGCCTGCTGCACACCCTGGGCAGGCAAGCACAGGAATGCGCCAGCAAGGCCGCGCAGGCGGACAACACCTACCTGCGCCGGCTCGCGTCCGTTCCTGCCGCAGTGCGCGATCGGTGA
- a CDS encoding single-stranded DNA-binding protein → MSTQFIGEGNIGSPPEYREFPNGNDDPRRLLRLNVYFDNPVPTKGGEFEDRGGFWAPVELWHHDADRWQQLYQKGMRVLVVGRMERDPWTDNEDQPRETWQVNARSVGILPYRIESVALSPKPQEAEPKPQATQESTAPKETKRRK, encoded by the coding sequence ATGAGCACACAATTCATCGGCGAGGGCAACATCGGATCGCCTCCCGAGTACCGCGAATTCCCCAATGGCAACGACGATCCTCGCCGGTTGCTCCGGCTGAACGTGTACTTCGACAACCCCGTCCCCACCAAGGGCGGCGAGTTCGAGGACCGCGGCGGCTTCTGGGCGCCGGTGGAACTCTGGCACCACGACGCCGACCGCTGGCAGCAGCTCTACCAGAAGGGCATGCGGGTGCTGGTCGTCGGCCGCATGGAGCGCGACCCCTGGACGGACAACGAAGATCAGCCGCGTGAGACTTGGCAGGTCAACGCGCGCAGTGTCGGCATCCTGCCGTACCGCATCGAGTCTGTGGCCCTCAGCCCGAAGCCACAGGAGGCAGAGCCGAAGCCCCAGGCCACCCAGGAATCGACGGCGCCGAAAGAGACCAAGCGCAGGAAGTGA
- a CDS encoding DNA topoisomerase III — protein MRLFLCEKPSQGKDIGRILGATQRGEGCLNGSGVTVTWCIGHLVEAAPPEAYDEQLKRWSVEQLPIIPQHWRVEVKPKTATQFKVVKALLAKATHLVIATDADREGELIAREIVELCGYRGPIERLWLSALNDASIRAALGKLRPSAETLSMYHSALARSRADWLVGMNLSRLFTVLGRQAGYDGVLSVGRVQTPTLKLVVDRDREIARFVSVPYWAIAVSLFAGGSTFAAQWVPPDACTDDAGRCLRQPVAQQTMQQIRAAGSAHVVSVETERVREGPPLPFDLGTLQEVCSKQLGLDVQETLEIAQALYETHKATTYPRSDSGYLPESMFAEVPTVLDSLLKTDPSLRSIMGQLDRSQRSRAWNDGKVTAHHGIIPTLEPAKLSAMSEKELAVYRLIRSHYLAQFLPHHEFDRTVAKFSCGGQNLAATGKQVVIPGWRQVLAEPQAEDGDGEGDTAVRAQVLPALPKLYEGLACQVADVDLKALKTLPPKPYTQGELVKSMKGVAKLVSDPRLKQKLKDTVGIGTEATRANIIGGLIARGYLVKKGRAIRASDAAFTLIDAVPAAIADPGTTAVWEQALDMIEAGQLTLDVFIGKQAAWISQLIAQYGSASLSIKVPQGPACPQCGAPTRQRSGKSGPFWSCSRYPDCKGTLPVESGSSKRGASRPRRSGRKGS, from the coding sequence ATGCGGCTGTTCTTGTGCGAGAAGCCCTCCCAGGGCAAAGACATTGGCCGGATTCTCGGCGCCACGCAGCGCGGTGAAGGCTGCCTCAACGGTTCCGGCGTCACGGTCACCTGGTGCATCGGCCATCTCGTGGAGGCGGCGCCGCCCGAGGCCTACGACGAGCAGCTCAAACGATGGTCCGTTGAGCAGTTGCCCATCATTCCCCAGCACTGGCGGGTCGAGGTCAAACCGAAGACCGCCACGCAATTCAAGGTCGTCAAGGCGCTCTTGGCGAAGGCGACTCACCTGGTTATCGCCACCGATGCCGACCGCGAGGGCGAATTGATCGCCCGCGAGATCGTGGAGCTTTGCGGCTACCGCGGCCCCATCGAACGCCTGTGGCTGTCGGCGCTCAACGATGCGTCCATTCGGGCGGCACTGGGCAAGCTGCGGCCTTCGGCCGAGACGCTTTCGATGTACCACTCGGCGCTGGCGCGCTCCCGTGCGGATTGGCTCGTGGGCATGAACCTGAGCCGGCTGTTCACGGTGCTGGGGCGACAGGCGGGTTACGACGGCGTGCTGTCGGTCGGCCGCGTACAGACCCCGACGCTCAAGCTCGTTGTGGACCGCGACCGCGAGATCGCGCGCTTCGTGTCCGTACCATACTGGGCCATCGCCGTGTCCCTGTTCGCAGGCGGTTCGACTTTCGCCGCGCAATGGGTTCCACCCGATGCGTGCACCGACGACGCAGGCCGCTGCCTGCGGCAGCCGGTCGCACAGCAGACCATGCAGCAGATCCGCGCTGCGGGCAGTGCCCACGTCGTGTCGGTGGAGACTGAGCGTGTCCGCGAAGGCCCGCCGCTGCCGTTCGACCTGGGCACCTTGCAGGAAGTGTGTTCCAAGCAGCTTGGGCTGGACGTGCAGGAAACCTTGGAGATTGCCCAAGCCCTGTACGAGACGCACAAGGCCACGACGTACCCCCGCTCGGACTCCGGCTACCTGCCCGAGAGCATGTTTGCCGAAGTGCCCACCGTTCTCGACAGCCTGCTCAAGACCGATCCCTCGCTGCGCTCGATCATGGGCCAGCTCGACCGCTCGCAGCGCTCGCGCGCCTGGAACGATGGCAAGGTCACGGCGCACCACGGCATCATCCCGACGCTCGAACCGGCGAAGCTCTCCGCCATGAGCGAGAAGGAACTGGCCGTGTACAGGCTCATCCGGTCGCATTACCTGGCGCAGTTCCTCCCTCACCACGAGTTCGACCGCACTGTGGCCAAGTTTTCGTGCGGGGGGCAGAACCTGGCGGCCACGGGCAAGCAGGTTGTCATCCCGGGTTGGCGCCAGGTGCTCGCCGAGCCGCAGGCCGAAGACGGTGATGGCGAGGGCGATACTGCGGTCCGCGCCCAGGTGCTGCCCGCGCTGCCGAAACTGTATGAGGGCCTGGCATGCCAGGTGGCCGACGTCGATCTCAAGGCACTCAAGACGCTGCCGCCCAAACCGTACACGCAAGGCGAGTTGGTCAAGTCCATGAAAGGCGTCGCCAAGCTGGTGTCCGATCCCCGCCTGAAGCAGAAGCTCAAGGATACGGTTGGCATCGGCACCGAAGCGACGCGGGCCAACATCATCGGCGGCCTGATCGCTCGCGGCTACCTCGTGAAGAAGGGGCGCGCCATCCGCGCCTCGGATGCGGCTTTCACTTTGATCGATGCCGTGCCTGCGGCGATTGCCGACCCTGGCACCACCGCCGTCTGGGAACAGGCGCTCGACATGATCGAGGCCGGACAGCTCACCCTGGACGTGTTCATCGGCAAGCAGGCCGCGTGGATTTCGCAGTTGATTGCGCAGTACGGCAGCGCCTCCCTGTCCATCAAGGTTCCCCAAGGGCCGGCATGCCCGCAGTGCGGCGCACCCACGCGCCAGCGCAGCGGCAAGAGCGGCCCGTTCTGGTCGTGCAGCCGCTACCCGGACTGCAAAGGCACGCTGCCAGTCGAATCCGGCAGCTCCAAGCGCGGCGCCTCGCGCCCGCGCCGTAGCGGCCGCAAAGGCTCCTGA